From a region of the Sminthopsis crassicaudata isolate SCR6 chromosome 6, ASM4859323v1, whole genome shotgun sequence genome:
- the CRACR2B gene encoding EF-hand calcium-binding domain-containing protein 4A, protein MAGRGGAQEGDDRPEEAPHPPGAAMSGGDPGEMLEKARELFFLCDKEAKGFITKADLQRLQNELPLTREQLESVFESLDRGHAGFLTPREFSMGLGSFVGAEMPGSAPPSGPQEETFESGWVPGLGAPEEEEAAAEEDGFGATMEQLGAAPILAEQREVRALWARLRRERPELLGSFEDVLVQVSSCLGEAERAREAVEQALCRRESDHEKEVQCLYEEMEQQICAERERLQNQDSSRQDRLSHILQELQNRDQELDRASRGQRELEQQLQQRTSERLEMQVQNAQLWLANEELRTQLEQSRAQLEVAQEQLLQLQVEAQAEKEQKHRDVVIVSRNMQKEKHSLLRQLELLRDLNRRLRDERDAFDARKLLSGRRRKAPAPPARLPQGTCCGGCCACGCSQRALANGP, encoded by the exons ATGGCCGGCCGGGGGGGGGCCCAAGAAGGAGACGACCGGCCGGAGGAGGCCCCCCACCCCCCGGGCGCGGCCATGTCGGGGGGAGACCCCGGGGAAATGCTGGAGAAGGCCCGGGAGCTTTTCTTCCTCTGTGACAAGGAGGCCAAGGGCTTCATCACCAAGGCGGACCTGCAG AGGCTTCAGAACGAGCTTCCCCTGACCCGGGAGCAGCTGGAGTCTGTGTTTGAGAGCCTGGACCGAGGGCACGCGGGTTTCCTGACCCCCCGAGAATTCAGCATGGGCCTCG GATCGTTTGTGGGCGCGGAGATGCCGGGGAGCGCCCCCCCCTCGGGGCCCCAGGAGGAGACCTTTGAGTCGGGCTGGGTCCCGGGGCTCGGGGccccggaggaggaggaggctgcGGCCGAGGAGGACGGCTTTGGGGCCACCATGGAGCAGCTGGGGGCCGCCCCCATCCTGGCCGA GCAACGCGAGGTGCGAGCCCTGTGGGCCAGGCTCCGGAGGGAGCGGCCCGAGCTGCTGGGGAGCTTCGAGGACGTGCTGGTGCAGGTGTCCTCCTGCCTGGGGGAGGCCGAGCGCGCGCGGGAGGCCGTGGAGCAGGCCCTGTGCAG GCGCGAGAGCGACCACGAGAAGGAAGTGCAGTGCTTGTATGAAGAAATGGAGCAGCAGATCTGCGCCGAACGGGAGCGGCTGCAAAACCAG GACTCCTCTCGTCAGGACCGGCTCAGTCACATCCTGCAGGAATTGCAGAACCGGGACCAGGAGCTAGATCGGGCCAGCCGCGGCCAGAGAGAG CTAgagcagcagctgcagcagcGGACCTCGGAGCGGCTGGAGATGCAGGTGCAGAACGCCCAGCTCTGGCTGGCCAATGAGGAGCTCCGGACCCAGCTGGAGCAGAGCCGGGCCCAGCTGGAGGTGGCTCAGGAGCAGCTGCTGCAGCTGCAAGTGGAAGCCCAGGCTGAGAAGGAGCAGAAGCACAG GGATGTGGTCATTGTGTCTAGGAACATGCAGAAGGAGAAACACAGCCTCCTCCGGCAACTGGAGCTCCTGAG GGACCTGAACAGGAGGCTGCGGGATGAGAGAGACGCCTTTGACGCCAGGAAGCTGCTTAGTGGGCGGAGGAGGAAGGCTCCAGCTCCTCCTGCCCGGCTCCCCCAGGGCACCTGCTGTGGCGGCTGCTGCGCTTGTGGGTGCTCCCAAAGGGCCCTCGCCAACGGGCCCTGA
- the LOC141546082 gene encoding uncharacterized protein LOC141546082: MDQAMKEQAPGGFRLSFFVTLGEKVTKLEKKMVLKFKKGGRMTFPELSRNPGIIKISEYSKKEATGATRCPGNGSVETRSHQNNPSHPKRKGHDLPIIYLECDKHQKKTAWVRAQAPTLRSGSPWAGLLSFLTFSFSSGENSPCITHLVGGCFEKACWKTSRAREGDGDLIQPSMSFARPGPDARARPFWAPCVEGRAGAGSPEGTERERRPAGKQPSGSAAQARPPCS; the protein is encoded by the exons ATGGATCAAGCAATGAAAGAACAGGCCCCGGGAGGGTTCCGTCTCTCCTTCTTCGTCACCCTTGGTGAGAAGGTCACTAAACTGGAGAAGAAGATGGTCCTGAAGtttaaaaagggaggaaggatgacATTTCCAGAGCTCAGTCGGAACCCTGGCATTATTAAAATTAGTGAATATTCCAAAAAGGAGGCAACGGGCGCCACAAGGTGCCCAGGGAATGGTTCTGTGGAGACCAGGTCACATCAGAACAACCCGAGTCATCCAAAGCGCAAAGGACACGACCTGCCGATAATCTACCTAGAGTGCGACAAA CACCAAAAGAAAACGGCCTGGGTTCGAGCCCAGGCTCCCACACTACGCAGCGGCTCACCCTGGGCAGGTCTCCTCAGCTTTCTAACCTTCAGTTTCTCCTCTGGAGAGAACAGTCCTTGCATAACCCACTTGGTTGGTGGCTGTTTTGAAAAAGCCTGCTGGAAAACCTCCAGAGCTAGAGAAGGGGATGGTGATCTCATCCAGCCCAGCATGAGCTTCGCAAGACCTGGCCCAGATGCCCGAGCAAGGCCCTTCTGGGCCCCATGTGTGGAAG GCCGCGCGGGAGCCGGGAGCCCAGAGGGGACGGAGCGAGAAAGGAGGCCGGCCGGGAAACAACCTTCTGGATCCGCGGCTCAGGCCCGACCACCGTGCTCCTGA